The Symphalangus syndactylus isolate Jambi chromosome 3, NHGRI_mSymSyn1-v2.1_pri, whole genome shotgun sequence genome has a segment encoding these proteins:
- the HSPA5 gene encoding endoplasmic reticulum chaperone BiP isoform X2 — protein MKLSLVAAMLLLLSAARAEEEDKKEDVGTVVGIDLGTTYSCVGVFKNGRVEIIANDQGNRITPSYVAFTPEGERLIGDAAKNQLTSNPENTVFDAKRLIGRTWNDPSVQQDIKFLPFKVVEKKTKPYIQVDIGGGQTKTFAPEEISAMVLTKMKETAEAYLGKKVTHAVVTVPAYFNDAQRQATKDAGTIAGLNVMRIINEPTAAAIAYGLDKREGEKNILVFDLGGGTFDVSLLTIDNGVFEVVATNGDTHLGGEDFDQRVMEHFIKLYKKKTGKDVRKDNRAVQKLRREVEKAKRALSSQHQARIEIESFYEGEDFSETLTRAKFEELNMDLFRSTMKPVQKVLEDSDLKKSDIDEIVLVGGSTRIPKIQQLVKEFFNGKEPSRGINPDEAVAYGAAVQAGVLSGDQDTGDLVLLDVCPLTLGIETVGGVMTKLIPRNTVVPTKKSQIFSTASDNQPTVTIKVYEGERPLTKDNHLLGTFDLTGIPPAPRGVPQIEVTFEIDVNGILRVTAEDKGTGNKNKITITNDQNRLTPEEIERMVNDAEKFAEEDKKLKERIDSRNELESYAYSLKNQIGDKEKLGGKLSSEDKETMEKAVEEKIEWLESHQDADIEDFKAKKKELEEIVQPIISKLYGSAGPPPTGEEDTAEKDEL, from the exons ATGAAGCTCTCCCTGGTGGCCgcaatgctgctgctgctcagcGCGGCGCGGGCCGAGGAGGAGGACAAGAAAGAGGACGTGGGCACGGTGGTCGGCATCGACCTGGGGACCACCTACTCCTG CGTCGGCGTGTTCAAGAACGGCCGCGTGGAGATCATCGCCAACGATCAGGGCAACCGCATCACGCCGTCCTATGTGGCCTTCACTCCTGAAGGGGAACGTCTGATTGGCGATGCCGCCAAGAACCAGCTCACCTCCAACCCCGAGAACACGGTCTTTGACGCCAAGCGGCTCATCGGCCGCACGTGGAATGACCCGTCTGTGCAGCAGGACATCAAGTTCTTGCCGTTCAAG GTggttgaaaagaaaactaaaccaTACATTCAAGTTGATATTGGAGGTGGGCAAACAAAGACATTTGCTCCTGAAGAAATTTCTGCCATGGTTCTCACTAAAATGAAAGAAACCGCTGAGGCTTATTTGGGAAAGAAG GTTACCCATGCAGTTGTTACTGTACCAGCCTATTTTAATGATGCCCAACGCCAAGCAACCAAAGACGCTGGAACTATTGCTGGCCTAAATGTTATGAGGATCATCAACGAGCC TACGGCAGCTGCTATTGCTTATGGCCTGGAtaagagggagggggagaagaaCATCCTGGTGTTTGACCTGGGTGGCGGAACCTTCGATGTGTCTCTTCTCACCATTGACAATGGTGTCTTCGAAGTCGTGGCCACTAATGGAGATACTCATCTGGGTGGAGAAGACTTTGACCAGCGTGTCATGGAACACTTCATCAAACTGTACAAAAAGAAGACTGGCAAAGACGTCAGGAAAGACAACAGAGCTGTGCAGAAACTCCGGCGTGAGGTAGAAAAGGCCAAACGGGCCCTGTCTTCTCAACATCAAGCAAGAATTGAAATTGAGTCCTTCTATGAAGGAGAAGACTTTTCTGAGACCCTGACTCGGGCCAAATTTGAAGAGCTCAACATG GATCTGTTCCGGTCTACTATGAAGCCCGTCCAGAAAGTGTTGGAAGATTCTGATTTGAAGAAGTCTGATATTGATGAAATTGTTCTTGTTGGTGGCTCGACTCGAATTCCAAAGATTCAGCAACTGGTTAAAGAATTCTTCAATGGCAAGGAACCATCCCGTGGCATAAACCCAGATGAAGCTGTAGCGTATGGtgctgctgtccaggctggtgtgctcTCTGGTGATCAAGATACAG GTGACCTGGTACTGCTTGATGTATGTCCCCTTACACTTGGTATTGAAACTGTGGGAGGTGTCATGACCAAACTGATACCAAGGAACACAGTGGTGCCTACCAAGAAGTCTCAGATCTTTTCTACAGCTTCCGATAATCAACCAACTGTTACAATCAAGGTCTATGAAG GTGAACGACCCCTGACAAAAGACAATCATCTTCTGGGTACATTTGATCTGACTGGCATTCCTCCTGCTCCTCGTGGGGTCCCACAGATTGAAGTCACCTTTGAGATAGATGTGAATGGTATTCTTCGAGTGACAGCTGAAGACAAAGGTACGGGGAACAAAAATAAGATCACAATTACCAATGACCAGAATCGCCTGACACCGGAAGAAATCGAAAGGATGGTTAATGATGCTGAGAAGTTTGCTGAGGAAGACAAAAAGCTCAAGGAGCGCATTGATAGTAGAAATGAGTTGGAAAGCTATGCCTATTCTCTAAAGAATCAGATTGGAGATAAAGAAAAGCTGGGAGGTAAACTTTCCTCTGAAGATAAGGAGACCATGGAAAAAGCTGTAGAAGAAAAGATTGAATGGCTGGAAAGCCACCAAGATGCTGACATTGAAGACTTCAAAGCTAAGAAGAAGGAACTGGAAGAAATTGTTCAACCAATTATCAGCAAACTCTATGGAAGTGCAGGCCCTCCTCCAACTGGTGAAGAGGATACAGCAGAAAAAGATGAGTTGTAG
- the HSPA5 gene encoding endoplasmic reticulum chaperone BiP isoform X1: protein MKLSLVAAMLLLLSAARAEEEDKKEDVGTVVGIDLGTTYSCVGVFKNGRVEIIANDQGNRITPSYVAFTPEGERLIGDAAKNQLTSNPENTVFDAKRLIGRTWNDPSVQQDIKFLPFKVVEKKTKPYIQVDIGGGQTKTFAPEEISAMVLTKMKETAEAYLGKKVTHAVVTVPAYFNDAQRQATKDAGTIAGLNVMRIINEPTAAAIAYGLDKREGEKNILVFDLGGGTFDVSLLTIDNGVFEVVATNGDTHLGGEDFDQRVMEHFIKLYKKKTGKDVRKDNRAVQKLRREVEKAKRALSSQHQARIEIESFYEGEDFSETLTRAKFEELNMDLFRSTMKPVQKVLEDSDLKKSDIDEIVLVGGSTRIPKIQQLVKEFFNGKEPSRGINPDEAVAYGAAVQAGVLSGDQDTGRSSSQHLSDLVLLDVCPLTLGIETVGGVMTKLIPRNTVVPTKKSQIFSTASDNQPTVTIKVYEGERPLTKDNHLLGTFDLTGIPPAPRGVPQIEVTFEIDVNGILRVTAEDKGTGNKNKITITNDQNRLTPEEIERMVNDAEKFAEEDKKLKERIDSRNELESYAYSLKNQIGDKEKLGGKLSSEDKETMEKAVEEKIEWLESHQDADIEDFKAKKKELEEIVQPIISKLYGSAGPPPTGEEDTAEKDEL from the exons ATGAAGCTCTCCCTGGTGGCCgcaatgctgctgctgctcagcGCGGCGCGGGCCGAGGAGGAGGACAAGAAAGAGGACGTGGGCACGGTGGTCGGCATCGACCTGGGGACCACCTACTCCTG CGTCGGCGTGTTCAAGAACGGCCGCGTGGAGATCATCGCCAACGATCAGGGCAACCGCATCACGCCGTCCTATGTGGCCTTCACTCCTGAAGGGGAACGTCTGATTGGCGATGCCGCCAAGAACCAGCTCACCTCCAACCCCGAGAACACGGTCTTTGACGCCAAGCGGCTCATCGGCCGCACGTGGAATGACCCGTCTGTGCAGCAGGACATCAAGTTCTTGCCGTTCAAG GTggttgaaaagaaaactaaaccaTACATTCAAGTTGATATTGGAGGTGGGCAAACAAAGACATTTGCTCCTGAAGAAATTTCTGCCATGGTTCTCACTAAAATGAAAGAAACCGCTGAGGCTTATTTGGGAAAGAAG GTTACCCATGCAGTTGTTACTGTACCAGCCTATTTTAATGATGCCCAACGCCAAGCAACCAAAGACGCTGGAACTATTGCTGGCCTAAATGTTATGAGGATCATCAACGAGCC TACGGCAGCTGCTATTGCTTATGGCCTGGAtaagagggagggggagaagaaCATCCTGGTGTTTGACCTGGGTGGCGGAACCTTCGATGTGTCTCTTCTCACCATTGACAATGGTGTCTTCGAAGTCGTGGCCACTAATGGAGATACTCATCTGGGTGGAGAAGACTTTGACCAGCGTGTCATGGAACACTTCATCAAACTGTACAAAAAGAAGACTGGCAAAGACGTCAGGAAAGACAACAGAGCTGTGCAGAAACTCCGGCGTGAGGTAGAAAAGGCCAAACGGGCCCTGTCTTCTCAACATCAAGCAAGAATTGAAATTGAGTCCTTCTATGAAGGAGAAGACTTTTCTGAGACCCTGACTCGGGCCAAATTTGAAGAGCTCAACATG GATCTGTTCCGGTCTACTATGAAGCCCGTCCAGAAAGTGTTGGAAGATTCTGATTTGAAGAAGTCTGATATTGATGAAATTGTTCTTGTTGGTGGCTCGACTCGAATTCCAAAGATTCAGCAACTGGTTAAAGAATTCTTCAATGGCAAGGAACCATCCCGTGGCATAAACCCAGATGAAGCTGTAGCGTATGGtgctgctgtccaggctggtgtgctcTCTGGTGATCAAGATACAGGTAGGTCATCATCGCAACATCTTA GTGACCTGGTACTGCTTGATGTATGTCCCCTTACACTTGGTATTGAAACTGTGGGAGGTGTCATGACCAAACTGATACCAAGGAACACAGTGGTGCCTACCAAGAAGTCTCAGATCTTTTCTACAGCTTCCGATAATCAACCAACTGTTACAATCAAGGTCTATGAAG GTGAACGACCCCTGACAAAAGACAATCATCTTCTGGGTACATTTGATCTGACTGGCATTCCTCCTGCTCCTCGTGGGGTCCCACAGATTGAAGTCACCTTTGAGATAGATGTGAATGGTATTCTTCGAGTGACAGCTGAAGACAAAGGTACGGGGAACAAAAATAAGATCACAATTACCAATGACCAGAATCGCCTGACACCGGAAGAAATCGAAAGGATGGTTAATGATGCTGAGAAGTTTGCTGAGGAAGACAAAAAGCTCAAGGAGCGCATTGATAGTAGAAATGAGTTGGAAAGCTATGCCTATTCTCTAAAGAATCAGATTGGAGATAAAGAAAAGCTGGGAGGTAAACTTTCCTCTGAAGATAAGGAGACCATGGAAAAAGCTGTAGAAGAAAAGATTGAATGGCTGGAAAGCCACCAAGATGCTGACATTGAAGACTTCAAAGCTAAGAAGAAGGAACTGGAAGAAATTGTTCAACCAATTATCAGCAAACTCTATGGAAGTGCAGGCCCTCCTCCAACTGGTGAAGAGGATACAGCAGAAAAAGATGAGTTGTAG